In Massilia antarctica, the following are encoded in one genomic region:
- a CDS encoding ABC transporter ATP-binding protein produces the protein MTAIQITNVEKSYKALKALGGVSLTIEEGEFFGLLGPNGAGKTTLISTIAGLIRPDAGTVAIHGHDVVTDFREARKKLGVVPQELVFDPFFTVRETLRLQSGYFGLKNNDKWIDEVMGNLDLTNKADVNMRALSGGMKRRVLVAQALVHKPPVIVLDEPTAGVDVELRQTLWKFISRLNREGHTVVLTTHYLEEAQAMCQRVAMLKGGKVVALDTMSALIRRISGSQLIVHLASGSLPESLRHLVSHDERDAVNGNSNGNGNGGGMKYSLRVNEYGEVEHILARLRESGAVIDEMQLQQADLEDIFLQIMDKGAL, from the coding sequence ATGACAGCGATTCAGATTACCAACGTCGAGAAAAGCTACAAGGCCCTCAAAGCCTTGGGTGGCGTCTCCCTGACGATTGAAGAAGGCGAGTTCTTCGGCCTGCTCGGCCCGAACGGTGCCGGCAAGACCACCCTGATCTCCACCATCGCCGGCCTGATCCGCCCCGATGCGGGCACGGTCGCCATTCACGGCCACGACGTCGTCACCGACTTTCGCGAAGCGCGCAAGAAGCTCGGCGTGGTGCCGCAGGAACTGGTGTTCGATCCCTTCTTCACGGTGCGCGAAACCTTGCGCCTGCAATCGGGCTACTTCGGCCTGAAAAACAACGACAAGTGGATCGATGAGGTCATGGGCAACCTGGACCTGACCAACAAGGCGGACGTGAACATGCGCGCGCTCTCGGGCGGCATGAAGCGGCGCGTGCTGGTGGCCCAGGCCCTGGTCCACAAGCCGCCCGTGATCGTGCTCGACGAGCCGACCGCCGGCGTCGACGTCGAACTGCGCCAGACCTTGTGGAAGTTCATTTCGCGCCTGAACCGCGAAGGCCACACCGTGGTGCTGACCACCCACTACCTGGAAGAAGCGCAAGCCATGTGCCAGCGCGTGGCCATGCTCAAGGGCGGCAAGGTGGTCGCGCTCGACACCATGTCGGCCCTGATCCGCCGCATCTCCGGCTCGCAGCTGATCGTGCACCTGGCCAGCGGCAGCCTGCCGGAGAGCCTGCGCCACCTGGTGTCGCACGACGAGCGTGACGCCGTTAATGGCAATAGCAATGGCAACGGCAACGGCGGCGGCATGAAATACAGCCTGCGCGTGAACGAATACGGCGAAGTCGAACACATCCTGGCGCGCCTGCGCGAGTCCGGCGCCGTCATCGACGAAATGCAACTGCAGCAGGCCGACCTGGAAGACATCTTCCTGCAGATTATGGACAAGGGCGCACTATGA